A genomic segment from Daphnia carinata strain CSIRO-1 chromosome 1, CSIRO_AGI_Dcar_HiC_V3, whole genome shotgun sequence encodes:
- the LOC130692433 gene encoding fasciclin-2-like isoform X7 produces MGAEQKKFATTAMRPISSSLMAAVYLIAYLCSLAGAQEARLVILPDGGNLIRPVGANIVLTCKGEVPDPDLISDLRWLGPDGRDLPNGDSGEADNSRISSEELVSDVGRILFIKGLQEADSGKYTCSAVYTSSQRLEAHVNLTTIVGITWEDAPTEQSAIFGQPYKVRCVVRANPPATIDWQKNGVGFPTNNQYVIENDGVLIREVSLEDDTYFTCRARVQTTGQLEDRRIRVEVFIPPEFMREPVNTSIVEGEGGIMECQASGKPDPVYTWLDRNNQNLNLNRERFIVDEQTGRLTIMDTKRTDEGEIKCLVENRAGKIQKTAYLKVIMKPAVVEYLNASGIMGREVSLTCKASGDPLPEVTFLKEGTLIPYTLGVQNSDDRIIVDTSREGEYAQARLVIRDLMRSDDGLYACIAKNSGGNYTKNGHITVEFPPSFALTPMREAWSWDNHLVNLTCRAESIPNATVSWFLNGRNLETDYNIRMHAFNGESTITVTPVDLSYYGTYRCLAMNIHGKDEHAIELREARPPGPLLQVKFETITATTITFNFIGPVDHGGLPIEAFSVQYKLAGQVWDEKPLQRVWPVGGHNQYYNLHDSMSHASTDIPYILENLEPQTMYTFRFAAKNQVGYGEWSRDETHTMPKRAAPEEPYIIAKTENKIVSTPYPDRYELLWSAPPNNGEPIDYFEVAYYPVRNTSAGLIEAGQLVRTQVPYPANVRFEMKNLKADTIYRIELRAHNVIGFSAPAEILLRTAKDPSRSSGGVAEGSSQWSTTTSGSHPTSTPPTPHYTTAICSSLFLILSFFF; encoded by the exons ATGGGAGCTGAACAGAAGAAATTTGCGACCACCGCCATGCGGCCGATTTCGTCATCGTTAATGGCCGCCGTCTACTTGATCGCCTACCTGTGTTCAT TGGCTGGAGCTCAAGAGGCGCGTTTAGTGATTCTGCCCGACGGCGGTAATTTGATCCGACCCGTTGGCGCCAACATCGTCCTCACCTGTAAAGGTGAAGTGCCCGATCCCGACCTGATTAGCGACTTGCGCTGGCTCGGACCCGATGGCCGCGATCTGCCCAATGGAGACag CGGTGAAGCTGATAATTCCAG gATCTCGTCTGAGGAGCTGGTCAGCGATGTCGGTCGCATCCTGTTCATCAAAGGACTTCAAGAAGCCGATAGCGGCAAGTATACCTGCTCTGCTGTCTACACGAGCAGCCAGCGCCTCGAGGCTCACGTTAACCTCACTACCATCG TCGGCATCACATGGGAGGATGCGCCAACGGAACAGTCGGCCATCTTTGGACAACCTTACAAGGTCCGTTGCGTCGTGCGAGCCAACCCACCGGCAACGATCGACTGGCAAAAGAACGGCGTTGGATTCCCTACga ACAACCAGTACGTGATCGAGAACGACGGAGTGCTGATCCGCGAAGTGAGCCTCGAGGACGACACGTATTTCACATGCCGGGCGCGAGTGCAGACGACCGGCCAGCTGGAAGACCGACGCATCCGTGTCGAAGTTTTCATTCCGCCCGAGTTCATGCGCGAGCCGGTCAACACGTCCATCGTCGAAGGCGAGGGCGGCATCATGGAGTGCCAGGCCTCTGGTAAACCCGACCCCGTCTACACTTGGCTCGATCGCAACAACCAGAATCTCAACCTCAACCGCGAAcg atTCATCGTTGATGAACAAACAGGCCGTTTGACGATCATGGACACCAAGCGGACGGACGAAGGCGAGATCAAATGTTTGGTCGAAAATCGAGCcggcaaaattcaaaaaaccGCCTATTTGAAA GTGATTATGAAGCCGGCGGTGGTCGAGTACCTGAACGCGTCGGGCATCATGGGCCGGGAAGTCAGTCTGACGTGTAAAGCTTCGGGCGATCCGCTGCCGGAGGTGACCTTCTTGAAAGAGGGCACGTTGATCCCGTACACGCTCGGCGTCCAGAATTCGGACGATCGCATCATCGTCGACACGAGCCGCGAGGGAGAATACGCTCAGGCGCGTCTCGTCATCCGCGACCTGATGCGCTCCGACGACGGCCTTTACGCTTGCATTGCCAAAAATTCCG GCGGCAATTACACCAAAAATGGTCACATTACGGTCGAATTCCCGCCGTCGTTTGCCCTGACGCCAATGAGAGAGGCTTGGTCGTGGGACAATCATTTGGTCAACCTTACCTGCCGAGCCGAGTCCATCCCCAACGCCACCGTCAGCTGGTTCCTCAACGGACGCAATCTCGAAACCGACTACAATATCCGCATGCACGCCTTTAACGGCGAGAGCACCATCACC GTGACGCCAGTCGATCTCAGTTATTACGGTACCTATCGCTGTCTGGCCATGAACATTCACGGAAAGGACGAGCACGCCATCGAGCTGCGTGAGGCTCGACCGCCCGGCCCGCTTCTCCAAGTCAAATTCGAGACCATTACCG CTACGACGATCACGTTCAACTTTATCGGCCCGGTCGACCATGGCGGTCTGCCCATCGAGGCCTTCTCAGTTCAGTACAAATTAGCCGGCCAAGTTTGGGACGAGAAACCTTTGCAGCGCGTCTGGCCTGTCGGTGGGCACAACCAATACTACAATTTGCATGACTCGATGTCGCACGCGAGCACCG ATATCCCGTACATTTTGGAGAATCTGGAGCCGCAGACGATGTACACGTTCCGGTTCGCAGCCAAGAACCAGGTTGGCTACGGCGAGTGGTCGCGAGACGAGACGCACACGATGCCCAAACGGGCCGCTCCCGAGGAGCCCTACATCATCGCCAAAACGGAGAACAAGATCGTCTCCACTCCGTATCCCGATCGCTACGAGCTGCTCTGGTCTGCGCCGCCCAACAATGGCGAACCCATTGATTACTTCGAAGTCGCTTATTACCCc GTGCGCAATACATCGGCTGGATTGATCGAAGCCGGCCAGTTGGTCCGCACTCAGGTACCCTACCCGGCCAACGTCcgtttcgaaatgaaaaacctGAAAGCTGATACGATTTACCGCATCGAGTTGAGGGCACATAACGTCATTGGATTCAGCGCTCCCGCCGAGATCCTCCTACGCACAGCCAAAg ATCCTTCTCGCTCGTCGGGCGGCGTGGCGGAAGGTTCCAGCCAGTGGTCCACAACTACTTCCGGCTCACACCCTACTTCTACTCCTCCTACTCCACATTACACCACCGCTATCTGCTCCTCCTTGTTCCTCATcctctccttcttcttctaa